A stretch of DNA from Spirosoma endbachense:
TAATTTCAAGTTCTGATCATGAATTATTTCAGACTGCTCATATATGGACTTGGGGTTTTGCTGGCCGTTCTCTCCTGCGTGACAGAATTTCAGCCTGGCACAGTCAGTATTCCTCCTTCGCTAATTATTGAAGGGCAGATTACGGACCAGGCGGGACCTTATACGGTCAGATTGACCCGTACAGCCGACTATTCCTACAAAAGCCTGAATTTGCTGGAAACGGGAGCAACCGTAACCATTGAAGACAATCAGGGAAACCGGGAAACGCTGACCGAACAGGCACCCGGCGGTGTGTATCAGACGCGGGTGGGGGGCATTCAGGGCGTTGTAGGACGCAGTTATAAAGTAACGGTTGTGACTCAGGCTGGTAAACGCTATGAGTCAGATGCTGAAGTGCTGCGAGCGGCCCCTCCAATTCAGAAACTATACTATGAATACAGCGTAGAAGGTGAATCGGTTGTGAATGCCAAAAATCAGGGATGGAATGTTTATCTGGATACCAAAGATCCTGAAACGACGGGTGATTATTATAAATGGGACTGGCAACACTATGAACCGATTGATATTTGCTTTAAGCAGGAAACGAGAGAAGGTACGCTTGTTGGCTTAGACTGCTGTACACCCTGCTGGGATATTGTTCGTTGTTATAGCTGTATAAGTGTAAACTCCGACGTCAATATCAACGGGCAGGCCATCAGTCGTCAGTTTATTATGCGGGCGCCTTTTAAGTCGACCAGTCGCTATTACCTTGAGGTGCAGCAACAGGCTATCAGCAAAGGAGCTTATACGTTCTGGAAGAGTGTCCGGCAGCTAACAACCAACACGGGCGGGCTGTTCGATGCGGCTCCTGCCATTGTTCAGGGTAACGTTCGTTGCGTGAGCGACCCGGCCACAATGGCGTTTGGCTACTTCGGTGCGGCTGGGGTTTCAGAGCAATTTATTTATATAGATCGAAGCACAGGTCAGGGCGTTCCTGATCTCGATCCACCAGTAAGTGTGCCACAGCCGTCAGCTTGTGTGATCTGCGAAAATAATCTGTACAGAACGCGTAATAAACCTCGTTGGTGGGCCTACTGAATGGTTTGGTTACCTACCTAAAAAATGATATTTTTGCGGAAATAAGTCGTATCATGGCTCCCCCGGTAAAAATTCTCGTTTTACGCTTCTCATCCATCGGCGATATTGTATTGACGACGCCTGTTGTACGGTGCCTGAAGCAGCAACTGCCGGGTGCCGAAGTGCATTTTTGCACGAAACGGGCCTACCAATCCATTGTTGATCATAACCCCTATATCGACAAACGGTATTTTCTGGAGGATAGCCTCAGTGACCTTATTCGAGAGTTACGGGCCGAACGGTACGACTATGTCATTGACTTGCATAACAATCTGCGTACGAGGCTGATCAAACTTGGCCTGGGAGCGAAATCATATAGTTTCGACAAGTTGAACCTGCGTAAGTGGTTCTATGTCCGGTGGAAAGTCAATGCCATGCCCAATGTGCATATTGTGGATCGGTATATGGCAACCGTGCAGGCGCTGGGCGTTCAGAATGATGGGCGGGGACTCGACTTTTTCATCCCCTACAAAGATCAGGTCGAAACCGAGTGGTTGCCCGATACGCATCGACACGATTATGTGGCATACGCCATCGGCGGGCAGCACGCAACCAAAAAGTTGCCGTTGCTACGCATGATTGAGCTTTGCTGGAAAATCGATCATCCAATTATTTTGCTGGGCGGTAAAGAAGACCGTGAGGTTGGTGATGAAATTGTCCGGGCCGTTGGTCCGCGAATGATTTATAATGCCTGCGGGCAGTATAACCTCAATCAGTCTGCGTCGTTATTGCAGGGTGCACGGGTCGTGTTTAGCCACGATACCGGGCTGATGCACATTGCAGCTGCTCTCAAAAAGAAGGTCTATTCAATCTGGGGAAACACCACTCCGCAACTGGGCATGTATCCCTACAAGACGCCTTATGTGGTGATCGAAAAAACGGGACTGGAGTGCCGCCCCTGTTCCAAAATCGGGTTTGACCAATGCCCGTTGAAGCACTTTAAATGCATGAACGAACTTCAGTTTGATTTCGAAGTAAAAGAGCTGCGGAAAAAAAAGAATCTGGAGTAGGCAATCTCTTTTCGTTCATCGTTCCCATGCCTGATCCTCCTGCCAGGGCAGGCATGATCGTGGTAGAAATCCCAGGCCATTAGCTGGTAAAGGTGTCATCTGGTTTCAACCAGACTACTTTCTGTTCGGCCGTATGGGCCTGGCCAAGTATGTCGCGGTAGAGTTCGGGCCGCCGTGCATTGCGATACCGATGGCCACCAGCCAGTTGGAGTTTTTCGGGATTGCAGGTGGCCGTTATCACCTCATTACCCAATTGCCGACACTCAGCTATACTATCGCCAAACGGATCGATGATCATCGAACAACCGTTCTTTAACTGATCATCGTCCATACCGATCGGATTCGAGAAAACGACATACACGCCATTGTCATAGGCACGGGCCGGGAGCCATTTCAATAACCAGGCCCGGCCTTTCATCCCATCGAACTCCAGCCGAACAGAGGTCGGATCTGTTTCCCGGTTTTCCCACAGGACTGGATCTACGAATCCGGCACCCGGTCGGGGCGAAGGTGTTCCCATTGTTACATGGGGCATAAAAATGACATCGGCTCCCAATAAAGCCGTAGCTCGTACATTTTCGATGACGTTGTTGTCATAGCAGATCAGGATACCGCATGTCCAGCCGAATAACTCAAAGACCACATACTGATCGCCGGGGAGCAGGTGAGGATTGATAAACGGATGAAGTTTTCGGTATTTGGCAATCAGTCCATCTTTTCCCACGCAGACATAAGCCTTGAATAGTCGATCCTGTTGATCTTTTTCAAATAAACCGGCTAGTACAACAATATCGTAATCGCGCGCAATCTGCGTCAGGGCCTGAATACTGTCGCCACTGGGTATGTATTCAGCCAGAGCCAGCATTTGTTCTTTGGATAAATGCCGGGCAAATGTATAGCCAGTAACGGAGCATTCGTGAAACGCCACGACCTGAGCGCCCTGCTGGGCCGCCTTTTCTGACAGCTTCCGAATCATGGCCAAATTATACGCTTTGTCGCCACTGGCGTTCTCGAACTGGGCTGTTGCAATACGAAGATTTTCCATGTCTGTTTGAATTTGGCTCAAAAGTAGAAAACCCAGAAAGGCAGCGATTGTATAAAACCGACAAATCGATTAAGTGCCGATAGAAGGGTCTAAAGGCATTAGATTGACCGCCAGACGCTGCGCATTGGCGTCATATTGCGTAGGGGTGATGCCGACAAGGTTGGTAAACTCCCGAATGAAATGAGCCTGATCATAATAGCCGGTGCTATAGGCCAATTCGGTTAACGTGAGGGCAGGGTTTTCTCGGTGAATTTTAAGGCAATGCTGTAAGCGAATGATTCGGGCAAACTGCTTTGGACGAATGCCCATAACCTTGTCGAATCGGCGTTCGAGGCTTCGTTCCGTTACACTCAGGTGCCTGGTCAATTCCTGAACAGTCGTTGACCCTTTTGTTTGATGAATGCGTTGAATGGCCGCCTGAACAGAAACGGATTCGTAAGACAACCCTTGCCAGTGCTTGAGCAAAAAGAGCTCAATTCGTTTAATTCGGCTTGCGTTGTCCGCGTCATTTAGAATTTGCTCCTGCAAACGGCTGCCGTCATTGCCAAACACACTGGAAAGGCTAATCTGGTTATTCGTCGTTTCGTTTCCGGGTATACCCGAAAGTACATGTAATCCCCAGGGCTGTAAAACGACGATCAGCATGCCTATTTTCTTGCCTGAAAGCAAGGTATGGTAGCGATTGGCCTGCCCGTAAACGAAGCTGTTTGGTAGTGTTAACGGCTGGTCAGTAACGTAGTATTGAGTGAGCGGGTCAGCATACGTGAAAACAAAGCCAGTGTGCCCGTCTGGAAAAAAACGGTAAATAGGCGTATGGTCTACCTGGTTTTCGATGATCAGGTAATGCTTAACGAGGCCAGAAAGCTCAGGAGACGGTACTAGCTGCATCGATTAGCCTTCAATTTTCATACTGGGTGGTTGATTCACTACCTCTAACTTAAAAACGTCGTTTCGCGAATAATGGCCTATACAATCAAAATCTAATTTACTCTTTGCCAGGATCGAAAAATCAAGATCAGCCGTAAGTAGACCCTCCTGATTCCAGAGCGGTCCGGCCAGAATTTCGCCCAGTGGTGAAATGATCACACTACCGCCACTGCTCATGATCTCCGGCTCGTCGACCAGATCGGGCTGGTAACGATCCGGATAGTCGGCTTTTCGGACAAACTGATTACTGGCCAGAACAAAACAACGGCCTTCCATCGCAATGTGTTGCATCGTAGCCTGCCAGCTATCGCGGGAATCGGCGGTGGGAGCCAGATAGATCTCAATGCCTTTCTGATACATCGCCATGCGGGCTAAGGGCATGTAATTTTCCCAGCAGATAAGTCCGCCGATTCGTCCCAGACCCGTGTCAAAACTGACTAGTGTACTACCATCACTTTCTCCCCAGATATACCGCTCAAGGCCGGTGGGTTTGAGCTTACGATGTTGGCCCAGGAATGTGCCGTCGCTGCCAAAATAGAGTAACGAGCAATGTAACGTACCGCCAATCGGATCTCGTTCAGTTACGCCGAGTGCGGTGAAGAGTCCGGCTTTTTTGATGGCTTCACTAATTCGACTAACCGACAAAGAAGGCACCTCAATGCTGTTTGCCCAATAGTCCAGCCATATGGTTCGGCTTTTATCTGTCCGTCTACCCAAAATGGCGTCGAACGTCAACCCGCGAGGGTAACAGGGAATAAATGATTCCGGAAAAAGTAGTAGCTGGCAGCCTTCCTGGGCAGCTCGCTCAATCCAGGAGATAACCAGATCGACGCTGGCTGCCAGGTCAAACAAAGCCGGAGTGGCTTGCACGACGCCTACTTTTACGGTTTTAAACGTTGTCATTGATACAGTTTTGTTTCTGGCAGATGTGCGCAGTTTACCAACTGCGATTATTAGCAGGAAAGTCTCATTTGCCCCATACCGGAAACGCTTCTCCGACGCCAAACTCTGACCGGTCGGCAGGTAATTCCATAAACGCATCGGCGTCTAATAAATTGGCAAAATCGGCGGAGCCGGAGCCGGGGAGTGGGTGCGCCAGTGTCCGGCCATCCGGTTCAGAGGTTAGTCGAACCGGCAAAAAATAAGTGATATCGGGACGGAACGTGATGGGTTTCGCCAGTTGAGCATACTGAGGAGCGGCACTGACCAAACCGAGCGACGCTCGCAGGTAAGGCATCACATAACGATAGGCACAGAGCACCGTTGAAACCGGATTGCCGGGTAAGGCAAAGACGGTTTTTTGCGACGTTGTTCCAAACCACAGGGGTTTTCCGGGACGCTGGGCTATTTGATGGAATTGTTTCTGAATGCCCAGTTGTGCCAGTACTGCGGGTACAAAATCAGCTTTTCCCGCCGACACACCTCCACTTAAAATCAATAGGTCGTTTTCTGCCAGCAGCTTCGCTAAGTTATCGGCTAGCACCTGTTCGTCATCAATTATATGGTGTAGTGTTGCCTTGATGCCCAACGATAGCAAAGCGGCTCGAAGCATATAGGTGTTCGAGCGCCGAATCTGATAGGGTAAAGGCGCTTCATCCACATCGACTAATTCATCGCCGGTTGAAATCAACGCTACGCGGGGAAGGGCCGTAACCGATAGCATTGCCTGACCTACTGAAGTCGCTACGGCAATGGCCGACGGGCCAAGTAACATACCCACGCGTACTAATTCATCTCCAGCCTGTCGGTCCGTAGCGCGTCGATGAATATGTTGCCCCTGTTCAATGTCATTGAGTGTAATCGTTGCCCGACCGTCGGCAATTGTTACGTCCTCGTACCGAATAACCGTATCGACTTCCAGGGGAAGCATGGCTCCGGTCATCACCTCCAGGCAGGCCGTTGGGTCGGGCAGCGTTTGTGGTGGTTGCCCGGCAAACTGTCTGCCAATAATTGGAAATGTGCGCTGGCCCGATGCATAGGCCGCAAACGAAATCCCAATGCCATCCATCGCAATTCGGTCGAATGGCGGGAAATCACGGTCGGCACGAACGGCTTCGCGCAGTACGCGGCCAGTGGCTTCGGTGACTGGAATAGACTCTGCGGGCAGCGTCAATAGGTGCTGTTGAGTAATGGCAAACGCGTCGGCAACGGAAAGCATGGGCAATAAATAATGACGAATGAATAATGGACAATGTACAAGGAAAAAATAGAATACAGTTAACCGTCCTCTACCTTTGTATTTCCATACTCTAGCAGGATTTTGCTTGGAGCCGTGCCACGGTTCTTGATGACGATTAATAAACCACCGTCCGCGGCTCCAAGCAAAAATCCTATTACTTTTCATTCTCCATTATTCATTCGATTATGGATTCTCTTTCTCACCTCAACGCCAGTGGAAATCCGGCGATGGTTGACGTTGGCGCGAAGGCAATAAGTCGTCGCACGGCCCGCGCCCAAAGTGTCGTTGTTTTAGGGCTTGAAATCATGCAGCATCTGACCCAGTCTGGATCGACCGGGGCCGATATTCAAACGCGGAAAGGCCCCGTATTCCAGACGGCCATAATTGCCGGAACCATGGCCGCCAAACGCACCGATGACCTGATTCCTCTCTGCCATTCACTGGGGCTGGATAACTGTCAGATCACGATTACGACCGATGGGCCAGACGCTATTGTGGACTGTCTTGTCTCGACGGAAGGCAAAACCGGTGTTGAAATGGAAGCGCTGGTTGGCGCATCGGTAGCGGCTTTAACGATCTACGATATGTGTAAGGCCCTCTCGCATGACATTATCATCAGAGAAACCAAATTGATGGAAAAAACGGGTGGGAAACGGGATTTCAAACGTGAATAAGTCTGGGGCGGATTCTATCAACGGCCTTGTGCTGATTGGTGGGAAAAGTATACGGATGGGGCAGGATAAATCGGTGCTGGCCTATCACGATAAACCCCAGCGCGAACACCTGACCGATTTGCTTCAGGATTATTGCAGCACGGTCTTCTGGTCGGTCAATCGCCATCAGGCCGCAGAACTGGCCGATGTGGAGCAACCCTTGATTGTCGATACGTTCGACAACATTGTCGGGCCGCTCAATGGCATTCTGTCGGCGTTTCAGGTGATGCCCGATGCGGCCTGGCTGGTTGTTGCCTGCGATATGCCACTGCTGACGGCTCAGTCGATTCATGCGTTGGTGGCAGGGCGTGATCCCGCGAAACATGCTACCGCTTTCTATGACTCCGACGGTCGGTTTCCTGAACCGTTGCTGAGTATTTGGGAACCTTCTATCTGGCCGATTTTGCAAAAGGCCATTGGTGAGGGAGCGTATTCACCCCGCCGAATTTTGATGATGAATGATGTCCATCTATTAACTGCCCCCAACAATCGTGAGTTAGTGAACATCAATGACCCGGCCGCGAAAGAAGCCCTGAAACATCAGCAGTGAACAGCCGGTTTAGGTAGAAACAGTTCACCATGAACCTGCTCAGAGACTGGTTGTTTACGGCAACCACTGTATTTTTTTGCGCAGCGGCACAGGCTCAGCGCGCTTCACCATCGCCAGCATTACGCGACTTCAGCGAACAGCGTATTCGGCATCAGAAAACGCTTGGCTTTGCGCTGGGTGGCTACGCGCTGGCTAACATCGCGGCTGGAAGTATTGCAGCCGGACAAACCTCGGGCGAGACGAAATATGTTCACCAGATGAATGTGTATTGGAACCTGTTCAATTTGGGCATTGCCGGAATTGGTTTGCTGGGCTCACGGAAAGCCAATGCCAAAAACGAAACGTTAGCGCAGGCCATAAAGCGGCATGAAACGATGAAGCAGGTCTTACTCCTGAATGCCGGTTTGGATGTTGCCTACGTGGTGGGCGGAGCCTATTTGCGCGAACGCAGTCATTCGCATCCCGACAAAAGCGATCAGTTGCAGGGCTATGGTAAGTCGATCATGCTTCAGGGTGGATTTTTGCTGGCGTTCGATCTGGTCAATTATTTTGTGTTTAAAAGTCGTGGTGATAAACAGGAAATTAAGCTCATTTCGGCCGGGCCAATGGGCGTGGGGCTGGTTATCCCGATCAGGTAGATGGCTTTTTGTCTGGTTCGCCGGTAATTCCGGTGGATGCCTGAACTTATCTGTGTAGGGTTCGGTTTTGCGATAATTCACTAGTCGCAAGGCATCATGCAAACGATTTTACAACCTTTCCAGACGTTTATCGACAAAGCCATTGAGCGTATCCAGAATGACCCCGAAACCATCGGGTTAGCCATTGGGGGTTCCTGGATTACGAAGACTATCGACACGTATTCCGATCTTGACCTGGTGTTGGTGACCAACCAGCCAATTGCCCATGATCTGAACCAGATGCGATCTTATGCGTCCCGCTTTGGCACAATGCTGTCGTCGTTTCGGGGTGATCATGTTGGTGAACTCCGTTTACTGATTGCCTTGTATGAGTCACCGTTGCTGCACGTTGACATTAAATTTCTGACTCTTCCTGAATTTTATCAGCGCGTTGAAGATCCAGTAATTGTTTGGGAGCGTGATGGCCTGCTGACGTCGGTTATTCAGCAATCAGAAGCTCAATATCCTCCTTTCGATTTCCAATGGACGGAAGACCGTTTCTGGATTTGGGTTCATTATGCGGCATTGAAAATTGGCAGGGGGGAGTATTTTGAAGCAATGGATTTTCTTTCTTTTGTGCGAAATGTCGTACTTGGCCCGATGCTACACTTGAAAAAAGGTGGACTGCCCAGAGGAGTAAGGCGGATTGAAACAATGGCCGATCCGGCTGATCTGGAAACCTTGCGTAGCACAATCGCCAGACCCGACCGGGACTCATTGCTTGACAGTTTAAAGGCGTGCATTCGTTTATACAGTGAGTTGCGCGATTTGCTTGCTCCAGATACAGTACACAGACACGACGCGGCACAGATGGCCGTTCAGAATTATTTGACGACACTTTAACTCATGCAAAATCAGGAAATACCGCCGAATCAGC
This window harbors:
- a CDS encoding DUF4249 domain-containing protein, producing MNYFRLLIYGLGVLLAVLSCVTEFQPGTVSIPPSLIIEGQITDQAGPYTVRLTRTADYSYKSLNLLETGATVTIEDNQGNRETLTEQAPGGVYQTRVGGIQGVVGRSYKVTVVTQAGKRYESDAEVLRAAPPIQKLYYEYSVEGESVVNAKNQGWNVYLDTKDPETTGDYYKWDWQHYEPIDICFKQETREGTLVGLDCCTPCWDIVRCYSCISVNSDVNINGQAISRQFIMRAPFKSTSRYYLEVQQQAISKGAYTFWKSVRQLTTNTGGLFDAAPAIVQGNVRCVSDPATMAFGYFGAAGVSEQFIYIDRSTGQGVPDLDPPVSVPQPSACVICENNLYRTRNKPRWWAY
- a CDS encoding glycosyltransferase family 9 protein; this translates as MAPPVKILVLRFSSIGDIVLTTPVVRCLKQQLPGAEVHFCTKRAYQSIVDHNPYIDKRYFLEDSLSDLIRELRAERYDYVIDLHNNLRTRLIKLGLGAKSYSFDKLNLRKWFYVRWKVNAMPNVHIVDRYMATVQALGVQNDGRGLDFFIPYKDQVETEWLPDTHRHDYVAYAIGGQHATKKLPLLRMIELCWKIDHPIILLGGKEDREVGDEIVRAVGPRMIYNACGQYNLNQSASLLQGARVVFSHDTGLMHIAAALKKKVYSIWGNTTPQLGMYPYKTPYVVIEKTGLECRPCSKIGFDQCPLKHFKCMNELQFDFEVKELRKKKNLE
- a CDS encoding nitrilase family protein, with the protein product MENLRIATAQFENASGDKAYNLAMIRKLSEKAAQQGAQVVAFHECSVTGYTFARHLSKEQMLALAEYIPSGDSIQALTQIARDYDIVVLAGLFEKDQQDRLFKAYVCVGKDGLIAKYRKLHPFINPHLLPGDQYVVFELFGWTCGILICYDNNVIENVRATALLGADVIFMPHVTMGTPSPRPGAGFVDPVLWENRETDPTSVRLEFDGMKGRAWLLKWLPARAYDNGVYVVFSNPIGMDDDQLKNGCSMIIDPFGDSIAECRQLGNEVITATCNPEKLQLAGGHRYRNARRPELYRDILGQAHTAEQKVVWLKPDDTFTS
- a CDS encoding AraC family transcriptional regulator; its protein translation is MQLVPSPELSGLVKHYLIIENQVDHTPIYRFFPDGHTGFVFTYADPLTQYYVTDQPLTLPNSFVYGQANRYHTLLSGKKIGMLIVVLQPWGLHVLSGIPGNETTNNQISLSSVFGNDGSRLQEQILNDADNASRIKRIELFLLKHWQGLSYESVSVQAAIQRIHQTKGSTTVQELTRHLSVTERSLERRFDKVMGIRPKQFARIIRLQHCLKIHRENPALTLTELAYSTGYYDQAHFIREFTNLVGITPTQYDANAQRLAVNLMPLDPSIGT
- a CDS encoding carbon-nitrogen hydrolase family protein, with the translated sequence MTTFKTVKVGVVQATPALFDLAASVDLVISWIERAAQEGCQLLLFPESFIPCYPRGLTFDAILGRRTDKSRTIWLDYWANSIEVPSLSVSRISEAIKKAGLFTALGVTERDPIGGTLHCSLLYFGSDGTFLGQHRKLKPTGLERYIWGESDGSTLVSFDTGLGRIGGLICWENYMPLARMAMYQKGIEIYLAPTADSRDSWQATMQHIAMEGRCFVLASNQFVRKADYPDRYQPDLVDEPEIMSSGGSVIISPLGEILAGPLWNQEGLLTADLDFSILAKSKLDFDCIGHYSRNDVFKLEVVNQPPSMKIEG
- a CDS encoding molybdopterin molybdotransferase MoeA; this translates as MLSVADAFAITQQHLLTLPAESIPVTEATGRVLREAVRADRDFPPFDRIAMDGIGISFAAYASGQRTFPIIGRQFAGQPPQTLPDPTACLEVMTGAMLPLEVDTVIRYEDVTIADGRATITLNDIEQGQHIHRRATDRQAGDELVRVGMLLGPSAIAVATSVGQAMLSVTALPRVALISTGDELVDVDEAPLPYQIRRSNTYMLRAALLSLGIKATLHHIIDDEQVLADNLAKLLAENDLLILSGGVSAGKADFVPAVLAQLGIQKQFHQIAQRPGKPLWFGTTSQKTVFALPGNPVSTVLCAYRYVMPYLRASLGLVSAAPQYAQLAKPITFRPDITYFLPVRLTSEPDGRTLAHPLPGSGSADFANLLDADAFMELPADRSEFGVGEAFPVWGK
- the moaC gene encoding cyclic pyranopterin monophosphate synthase MoaC: MDSLSHLNASGNPAMVDVGAKAISRRTARAQSVVVLGLEIMQHLTQSGSTGADIQTRKGPVFQTAIIAGTMAAKRTDDLIPLCHSLGLDNCQITITTDGPDAIVDCLVSTEGKTGVEMEALVGASVAALTIYDMCKALSHDIIIRETKLMEKTGGKRDFKRE
- a CDS encoding NTP transferase domain-containing protein — encoded protein: MNKSGADSINGLVLIGGKSIRMGQDKSVLAYHDKPQREHLTDLLQDYCSTVFWSVNRHQAAELADVEQPLIVDTFDNIVGPLNGILSAFQVMPDAAWLVVACDMPLLTAQSIHALVAGRDPAKHATAFYDSDGRFPEPLLSIWEPSIWPILQKAIGEGAYSPRRILMMNDVHLLTAPNNRELVNINDPAAKEALKHQQ
- a CDS encoding DUF6992 family protein; its protein translation is MNLLRDWLFTATTVFFCAAAQAQRASPSPALRDFSEQRIRHQKTLGFALGGYALANIAAGSIAAGQTSGETKYVHQMNVYWNLFNLGIAGIGLLGSRKANAKNETLAQAIKRHETMKQVLLLNAGLDVAYVVGGAYLRERSHSHPDKSDQLQGYGKSIMLQGGFLLAFDLVNYFVFKSRGDKQEIKLISAGPMGVGLVIPIR
- a CDS encoding aminoglycoside 6-adenylyltransferase → MQTILQPFQTFIDKAIERIQNDPETIGLAIGGSWITKTIDTYSDLDLVLVTNQPIAHDLNQMRSYASRFGTMLSSFRGDHVGELRLLIALYESPLLHVDIKFLTLPEFYQRVEDPVIVWERDGLLTSVIQQSEAQYPPFDFQWTEDRFWIWVHYAALKIGRGEYFEAMDFLSFVRNVVLGPMLHLKKGGLPRGVRRIETMADPADLETLRSTIARPDRDSLLDSLKACIRLYSELRDLLAPDTVHRHDAAQMAVQNYLTTL